In Dioscorea cayenensis subsp. rotundata cultivar TDr96_F1 chromosome 9, TDr96_F1_v2_PseudoChromosome.rev07_lg8_w22 25.fasta, whole genome shotgun sequence, a genomic segment contains:
- the LOC120268809 gene encoding DNA damage-binding protein 2, producing MAPLTRAKASSSRVAPILIQRDSDDSDHYHSSSSDFDDEEQVGAGDSSDDEDMGTNGLPTSEELHHEPPNTTSNAPPRITISLKKICKVCKGTGHEAGFSGATYIDCPRKPCYLCKMPGHTTMSCPHRVAMEHGVVPAPRRNTSTTLDYIFQRQLNPNIPMIKPAFVIPDQLTCGIIRFHSRRVTCLEFHPTKNSVLLSGDKKGQVGIWDYSKLHEKTVYNSIHTCIVNNIKFNTDNDGTMYASSSDGTVSCTDLETGVPFVMLDLNPNGWIGPAAWRMVYGMDINTEKGLVLVADNFGCLYFLDTRSRTRAGGPFLIHRKGTKVVGLNCNPVEPGLLLSCGNDHFARIWDIRRLEAGSSLDNLRHGRVVNSAYFSPRTGSKILTTSIDNRIRVWDSIFTNMESPSREIVHSQDFNRHLTPFRAEWDPKDPSESLAVVGRYISENYDGVALHPIDFIDTASGKLVAEVIEPDITTISTVNKLHPRDDVLATGSSRSLFIWRPKEDIERMQEQPGRKAKEFIIRMGDKKSKGKGSIDSDDDSDLGFKGKTSKTKKYEKSYTSGKIKKSKGVC from the exons ATGGCCCCGCTTACCAGAGCCAAGGCATCCTCCTCTCGTGTTGCGCCAATCCTCATCCAAAGGGACTCCGACGACTCCGACCACTACCACTCTTCTTCCTCTGATTTTGATGACGAGGAACAAGTTGGAGCAGGAGACTCTTCCGACGACGAGGACATGGGAACCAATGGACTGCCTACCTCGGAGGAACTTCACCATGAACCTCCCAATACAACCAGCAATGCCCCTCCGCGCATCACCATCAGCCTCAAGAAAATCTGCAAg GTGTGCAAGGGAACGGGCCATGAGGCTGGCTTTAGTGGCGCCACCTACATCGATTGCCCCAGGAAGCCCTGCTACCTTTGCAAGATGCCTG GCCATACAACCATGTCGTGCCCACACCGAGTGGCTATGGAACATGGTGTTGTCCCAGCTCCCCGAAGGAACACCAGCACCACTTTGGATTATATTTTCCAGCGCCAGCTCAATCCCAACATCCCTATG ATCAAACCAGCATTCGTGATCCCTGATCAGTTAACTTGCGGAATTATCAGATTTCATAGTAGGCGTGTAACATGCTTGGAGTTTCATCCAACCAAAAACAGTGTTCTTTTGTCTGGGGATAAG AAAGGGCAAGTTGGAATCTGGGACTATAGCAAGCTGCATGAGAAGACAGTTTACAATTCCATACACACCTGCATAGTTAACAACATCAA GTTTAATACTGATAATGATGGAACAATGTATGCTTCATCCTCAGATGGGACTGTCAGTTGCACTGACCTTGAGACTGGAGTCCCATTTGTTATGTTGGATCTTAATCCAAATGGCTGGATA GGCCCAGCAGCATGGCGGATGGTTTATGGCATGGATATTAACACAGAGAAAGGTCTCGTGCTTGTAGCTGATAACTTTGGGTGTCTTTACTT TTTGGATACACGGTCAAGGACAAGAGCTGGAGGACCATTTCTAATTCATAGAAAAGGCACTAAGGTCGTGGGACTTAACTGCAATCCTGTTGAACCAGGTCTTCTTCTGAGCTGTGGAAATGACCATTTT GCTCGGATCTGGGATATCCGTCGCTTGGAGGCTGGATCTTCTCTTGATAATCTTCGTCATGGTCGTGTTGTCAACTCTGCATACTTTTCACCAAGAACTGGAAGCAAAATCTTGACGACATCTATTGACAACCGAATTCGAGTTTGGGATTccatcttcaccaatatggaaTCCCCCAGCCGAGAGATTGTCCATAGTCAAGATTTTAATAGACATTTGACTCCTTTCCGAGCAGAGTGGGACCCAAag GATCCTTCAGAATCACTAGCTGTTGTTGGTCGGTACATAAGTGAGAACTACGatggagttgcattacatcccATTGATTTCATCGACACAGCTTCAGGGAAGCTTGTTGCGGAGGTGATTGAGCCGGACATAACAACAATTAGTACAGTAAACAAGCTACATCCTCGGGATGATGTTTTGGCAACTGGCAGCTCAAG GTCATTGTTTATTTGGAGGCCAAAGGAGGACATTGAACGCATGCAAGAGCAGCCGGGAAGGAAGGCCAAGGAGTTCATCATCCGCATGGGCGACAAGAAATCTAAGGGCAAGGGCAGCATTGACAGTGATGACGATTCTGATCTTGGTTTCAAGGGGAAAAcatccaaaaccaaaaaatatgaaaaatcctACACAAGTGGCAAGATCAAGAAATCCAAAGGAGTCTGTTAA